The genomic DNA TTTAGGATTAAATGCAGTTCCAAAAACTTTAAAGGTATCATTGACTGGAGGAAAATAGATAGAAAATGGATAGATATAGTGAGATAACAAATAAAAATCAAAGAGAAATTGTTCTGCTTAAAGGATTTCCTTGTATATGGGGAAAGTGTTCTTTTTGTGATTATATAGATGATAATTCTAATTTAGAAGAAGAGATGAATAAATTAAATCTAAAGGTTTTAAAAAACGTAACTGGGAAATATGGAGTTCTTGAAGTCATAAATTCTGGAAGCTGTTTTGAATTACCTAAGGATACTTTAGAAAAAATAAAGTGTATTATAAAAGAGAAAAATATAAAAAAATTATTTTTAGAAAGTCATTGGTCTTACAAAAATAGGCTTAAGGAAATGAGAGAGTATTTTGAAATTCCTGTGGTATTTAAAATTGGAGTTGAAACCTTTGACAATGATTTTAGAAATAATATTTTAAATAAAAATGCAAATTTTAAGACTCCACAAGATGTAAAAGAATATTTTGATTCACCTTGTATTATGGTTGGAATAAAAGGACAAACAAAAGAGATGATAGATAAAGATATAGAGATTATCCTAAATACTTTTGAAAAAGCGACAGTGAATGTTTTTATAAATAATTCTTCTAGTATAAAAAGAGATGAAGAGTTAGTGAAATGGTTTGTTAGTAAGTATAAATTCTTGGATGAAAATCCAAATATAGAAGTTTTATACAATAATACAGACTTTGGTGTAGGAGATTAGCATTAATTTAGTTTAAATTTAAAATTGAAAAGTTTCTTATGTTTTTGAAAAAGCTTCTAATAGTTAGAAGCTTTTTTTGTAGAGTTTTATGTTACAATAAGAAAAAAGGAATTAAGGAGCAATTAAATGATGTTTGATAGGGGAAAATGGAATAAATTGGATTATAATGAACTTTTAGAATATATGATGTCTATACAAGATATAAAATATAGAGATTTTAATAAAAAGCTTATACCTGGAACAGAAAATATAATAGGTATTAGAGTTCCTAATTTAAGAAAGTTATCAAAAGAAATAAGCCAAGGAAATTGGAAGAAATTTTTAGAAGTAGCAGAGGATACATACTATGAAGAAGTTAGGCTACAAGGTATGGTAATTGGCAATATAAATAGTAATTTTGAAGAAACTTTATACTATGTAAAAAGATTTATACCTAAAATCGATAATTGGTCAGTTTGCGATGGATTTTGTTCTGATTTAAAGTCTATGAAAAAATATAAAGAAAATATGTATGATATACTTAAAAAATATGTTTATTCAAAGAATCCATGGGAAATTAGATTTGCATTAGTTATGTTTTTAATATATTATGTTGATGATAAACATATTAAAGAAATATTTGAATACTGTAATAATATACAAAGTGAAGAATATTATGTTAAAATGGGTATGGCATGGTTGCTATCAATTTGTTTTATTAAATGTGAAGAGGAAACTTTTCTCTATATAAAAAATAATAATTTAGATGATTTCACTTATAATAAAATGCTACAAAAAATAATTGAATCAAATAGAGTAGATTTAGAAAAGAAGAATATAATAAGAAGTATGAAAAGAAAGACAAGAAGATGTTGACGGAGGAATATTAATGAATAACAATGAAGACAGAATTGACAAATTTTTAGAACTTCAAAGCAAAGGATTTAAATTTGCAGAGATAGCTCAAAATCTAAAGATTAGTCAAAGTACTTTAAGAACTTTTTTAAATAAAAAAGGATATAAGTCAGAAAAAGGTAAATACATATTAAAAGACGAATTAAATTATAATAAAAGTTTGGATAATAGAAACTTGGAAGAAGAGAAAGCTAAGGAGTATGAAAAAAGTAAAAAGAATACTATAAGTAATAGAAAAAAAGTAAGCACCAAAAAAAAGATTTCTAATGAAAAGGCTTTAAGTAAAAGTGTTGAACAAATTGAGTTTAATGATACAGGCTTAAAAAATGCAAAGCCAAAACAAAATATTAAGCCTAAGAAAGATAGAAAAATAAATATAACTCAAGAAGATTTAGATAAGCTTTGTGAAGTATATGATTGGTATTTAGAAGTAAAAGATTACAATATAAAGCCTAAAAAAGTATCTAATAAAAAAGATGTACATATAGATGATGAACACATAGATGAATTAAAAACAACAAGAATACGTATAGATAAAGAAATATGGAATGATTTTGAAAGATTATGTAGTAATTCGAATTTTGAAAAACATCAAATACTTACACAGGCATTGAAAGAATTTATGAAAAAGTATAAAAATCTACTATAAAATACTACTATATGAGGTGCTTAATATGAATAAAATAGTAAAAAAATCAATTTCTCTAATGATTATATTAACAATATTTATTTTTATGTTGACAGCATGTGAAAAAGATGAACAGCCTGATTCAGTTGATATTCAAACAGAAGATAAAAATGAGATAAAAATAGATGAGGGAAATGCAAAAGTATTGAATATAGGAAAATCAGAAATTATAAATATAGATGAAGGTGATAAAGTAGATACATCAACAAAGGTAGAAAATAATTCAACATTTAATATATCCAATGTTGAATTGATATATAATGAATATGATGAGAATAAAAAAATTATATCTTCGGATAGTAAGGCTTTGTTGGACATGACTTTAATGCCTGGGAAAGTTGCTTACATAGAATGTGGGCATAAAACTTTTGTAAAGGGTGTAGAAGTTTATGCATATGAATATGAGGCAGAGGGTAAGATTGTGTATGTTAATTTAAAAGAAAATACTATTAATATAAGAAATAATAATATTAAGCTAGAAAATAGTAGTCAGTATGAGGTGCTATCTACATCAGAACTTAAAAAAGTAAATGAATCAAATGAGGGAATTACGTATCAAGTAAAAGTAAAAAATTCATCATCAAAAGATTTAGGAAATATTATTCTTAAGACAGCAGAAGTTAATGAAAATGGAGAATATTTAACAGTAAATCGTGTGCCATCATATAAGATTTTAAAGCCTTCAGAAGAGACAGATATAGATATATTGTGTTCAACAAAGGCAAAAAGTGTTGAAATAGTGGGATATACGTATGATGATATAAAAGAAAAAGCCAATGTGGATATTGACTTAAAATCTCATAAAGTTAAGATAGACAAATAAAGGTAGGGGATACTTATGAAGGTTTTAATAGTTGAAGATAATAAGATACTTTTAGAAAGTGTAGTAGAAGAACTTAGCAAGCATTTTGAAACTGAAAAGTGTGAAGATGGAGAAGAAGCTTTATACTTAGTAAATCAAAATATATATGATTTAGTCATTTTAGACTTAATGCTTCCTAATATAAATGGATTTGATATCCTAAAGAAAATGAGAGTTAATAATATAGATACACCTGTACTTATATTGACAGCAAAAGAAACATTAGATGACAAAGTAGAAGCATTTACTATAGGAGCTAATGATTATTTGACAAAACCTTTTTATATGGAAGAGTTAGTAGCTAGGGTATACGCTATATTAAGGACTAATGGAAAAATAAAAGAAAGAAACGGATTAGAATTTAAATCTTTATATTTAGATACACTAGAAAAAAGAGTGTATATTGAAAAAGAAGAAATAAAACTTCAAAACAAACAGTTTAACTTGCTTGAGTATTTTGTATTAAATAAAGGTTCAATTTTATTAAAAGAGCAGATTTATGATAGAATATGGGGAATTGATTCAGATGCGACTATTGAAATAGTGGAAGTATATGTAAGTAATCTAAGAAAAAAACTAAGTAAATATGGATATGATAAATATATTAAAACTAAACGTAAGGTAGGATATATATTCGATGATAAATAAGAATGTATTTACCAGTACTAAAAATCATTTAATAAAAATGTATATTATTGTAGTAGGTAGTTTTTTAATAATCTTTTCTATATTTATATACTCATATTTTAGGGGACTTACATATAGTGGAATTGATAGTGAGATAAATGATGAACTTGAATATATAGTCTCTCAATTTAAAAGAACTTCATTTTTGAACCCAATAAGACTGAAAGATCCTAAAGATATGGTGTATGTATATGAAGATGGAAGGATAAGTTACTATACTCAAAATGAATATTTTGATGAGTTACTTCCAGATAGAAGACTAGATAAAAAAAATTCGTTTTTTAAATACACAGAAAATGGATATACTTTTAGAGAATTAAATGTAGATGTAGGTAGATACCAAATACAGATAATTAGAAATATAGATTCTGAGATGAATTCTTTAAGACAGCTTACATCTGTTCTTATAATTGGAATATTAATTTCTGTAATAATTACTTACTTTGTGGCTGTATATCTCACTAGAAAAGCTTTAATTCCAATAGAAACAGCATGGAAAAATCAAGCTAAGTTTATACAAGATGCTTCTCATGAATTAAGAACACCAATAACAATAGTTTCATCAAAATTAGAAAGTATGTTAAAATCCCCAGAAAGTACAGTAAATGATGAAGTTGAAACAATAGCTACTGCAATGAAGGAAACTAGAAGACTTAAAAAAATGATAACTGATTTATTGTCTCTTACTAAAGAGGACTCTATTGTTAAAGTTAATTTAGAAGAAATAGATTTAGAAAAGTTATTGGAAGAAATATCAGAAGACTATATTGACATTGCTGAGTTTCAGGAAAAAAGATTCGTGTTTAATTCTAAACTGAAGAATAAAGTTATAATAACAGATAAAAATAAATTAAGACAACTTATATTAATTTTCATTGATAATGCCTTTAAGTATACAAAATTGGGTGATGAGATAGCATTAGAATTGAAAGAAGATATAGAGGATGAGGTAACTTTACTTATAAGTGATACTGGTATAGGCATAAAAAAAGAAGAGATACCTCTTATATTTGATAGATTTTTTAGAAGTGAAAATGTAAGAAATAAAGATTTAGAAGGTTCTGGAATAGGACTTTCAATAGCTCGCATGATTAGTTTAAACTTATCTATTGATATAAATGTAACTTCTGATGTAGATATTGGAACTACATTTGAATTGTCAATACCAAAAAAGTTAAAATAATAAAAATATAAAAAATTGTTTTTAGAAATGAAGAATGGGTATACTAATTAGTATAAAATATAAAAAGACCTTATAAAAGTAAATTTATATTTATAAATTTCATAGTATAATTATATAGGGATAATAAAGTTTAATAGGAGGATTTAAAAATGGCAAAAGTTATAAATACATCTGAATTTAGAAGTAGTGTTGAAGGTAGTAAGGGAGTAGTTGTAGTTGATTTCTTTGCAACTTGGTGTGGACCTTGTAACATGTTGGGACCTGTATTTGCAGAATTAGGTGAAGAGATGAAGGATAAAGCTAGATTTGTAAAAGTTGATATAGATGAGAGCTTAGAAATAGCTCAACAATTCAATGTATCTACAGTACCAACTATGATTATATTTAAAGATGGAAAACCAGTAGAAACTTTAATTGGATTCATGCCAAAGAACAAAATTGAAATGCAAGTAAAATCATATTTATAAAAAATGGGTGAGTATTATGAGATATGATATAGCTATAATCGGCAGTGGTCCAGCTGGATTGTCTGCTGCTATAAATGCAAAAATAAGAAATAAAACAATTATCATGTTTGGTAATGATAATTTAAGTAATAAGCTTGTTAAAGCTCCTTCAATAGATAATTATTTAGGTTTTTATGATATAAGTGGTGATGAATTAAAAGACAAGTTTAAATCACATATAGATAGTATGGATATTTCAATTGAAAATAAAAGAATAAATAATATTTATGCTATGGGAGAATACTTTACAATGATGTCTGGAAATGATATGTATGAAGCTACTACTGTAATCCTTGCAACTGGGGTAGAGTATACTAGACCAATCAAGGGTGAAGAAGAATTTCTAGGAAGAGGTGTGGGCTACTGTGCTACATGTGATGCACCACTTTATAGAAATAAAAAGGTAGCAGTTATAGGATATAATGAAGAATCTAAAGAAGAAGCAAATTTTTTAAGTGAACTCACTTCAAAGACTTATTTTATACCTATGTACAAAAAAGATAATCTTATGAGAAGTTCAGATAACCTAGATG from Clostridioides difficile ATCC 9689 = DSM 1296 includes the following:
- a CDS encoding response regulator transcription factor is translated as MKVLIVEDNKILLESVVEELSKHFETEKCEDGEEALYLVNQNIYDLVILDLMLPNINGFDILKKMRVNNIDTPVLILTAKETLDDKVEAFTIGANDYLTKPFYMEELVARVYAILRTNGKIKERNGLEFKSLYLDTLEKRVYIEKEEIKLQNKQFNLLEYFVLNKGSILLKEQIYDRIWGIDSDATIEIVEVYVSNLRKKLSKYGYDKYIKTKRKVGYIFDDK
- a CDS encoding radical SAM protein, with protein sequence MDRYSEITNKNQREIVLLKGFPCIWGKCSFCDYIDDNSNLEEEMNKLNLKVLKNVTGKYGVLEVINSGSCFELPKDTLEKIKCIIKEKNIKKLFLESHWSYKNRLKEMREYFEIPVVFKIGVETFDNDFRNNILNKNANFKTPQDVKEYFDSPCIMVGIKGQTKEMIDKDIEIILNTFEKATVNVFINNSSSIKRDEELVKWFVSKYKFLDENPNIEVLYNNTDFGVGD
- a CDS encoding DNA alkylation repair protein, with product MMFDRGKWNKLDYNELLEYMMSIQDIKYRDFNKKLIPGTENIIGIRVPNLRKLSKEISQGNWKKFLEVAEDTYYEEVRLQGMVIGNINSNFEETLYYVKRFIPKIDNWSVCDGFCSDLKSMKKYKENMYDILKKYVYSKNPWEIRFALVMFLIYYVDDKHIKEIFEYCNNIQSEEYYVKMGMAWLLSICFIKCEEETFLYIKNNNLDDFTYNKMLQKIIESNRVDLEKKNIIRSMKRKTRRC
- a CDS encoding NAD(P)/FAD-dependent oxidoreductase, translated to MRYDIAIIGSGPAGLSAAINAKIRNKTIIMFGNDNLSNKLVKAPSIDNYLGFYDISGDELKDKFKSHIDSMDISIENKRINNIYAMGEYFTMMSGNDMYEATTVILATGVEYTRPIKGEEEFLGRGVGYCATCDAPLYRNKKVAVIGYNEESKEEANFLSELTSKTYFIPMYKKDNLMRSSDNLDDSIEVIHDRPVQIDGDKLVNKVSFKENHIEVDGVFVIKDSTAPSALVPGIEIDGIHIKVDNNMKTSIDGCFAAGDCVGKPYSYIKAAGQGQIAALNAVYYLDKLKRA
- a CDS encoding DNA-binding protein: MNNNEDRIDKFLELQSKGFKFAEIAQNLKISQSTLRTFLNKKGYKSEKGKYILKDELNYNKSLDNRNLEEEKAKEYEKSKKNTISNRKKVSTKKKISNEKALSKSVEQIEFNDTGLKNAKPKQNIKPKKDRKINITQEDLDKLCEVYDWYLEVKDYNIKPKKVSNKKDVHIDDEHIDELKTTRIRIDKEIWNDFERLCSNSNFEKHQILTQALKEFMKKYKNLL
- a CDS encoding sensor histidine kinase, with product MINKNVFTSTKNHLIKMYIIVVGSFLIIFSIFIYSYFRGLTYSGIDSEINDELEYIVSQFKRTSFLNPIRLKDPKDMVYVYEDGRISYYTQNEYFDELLPDRRLDKKNSFFKYTENGYTFRELNVDVGRYQIQIIRNIDSEMNSLRQLTSVLIIGILISVIITYFVAVYLTRKALIPIETAWKNQAKFIQDASHELRTPITIVSSKLESMLKSPESTVNDEVETIATAMKETRRLKKMITDLLSLTKEDSIVKVNLEEIDLEKLLEEISEDYIDIAEFQEKRFVFNSKLKNKVIITDKNKLRQLILIFIDNAFKYTKLGDEIALELKEDIEDEVTLLISDTGIGIKKEEIPLIFDRFFRSENVRNKDLEGSGIGLSIARMISLNLSIDINVTSDVDIGTTFELSIPKKLK
- the trxA gene encoding thioredoxin, with translation MAKVINTSEFRSSVEGSKGVVVVDFFATWCGPCNMLGPVFAELGEEMKDKARFVKVDIDESLEIAQQFNVSTVPTMIIFKDGKPVETLIGFMPKNKIEMQVKSYL